The segment GTGTTCGCGAAGGGGCGGCCCCTCCTCCGGTGATCATGATCTCTGGCCATGGCAATATCGAGACGGCCGTGAGCGCCATCAAGAAGGGAGCCTTTGATTTTATCGAGAAGCCCCTGTCCTTGGAGAAAGTCATTGTCTGTGTGAACAAGGCGTTGGAGTTCAACTCCATCCGACGTGAAAATATTGCTCTGCGCCAGCGATTGACCTCAAGTCAGGTCCATCAGCTGACCGGTCAGTCCGACGGGGTTGCGCTGTTGCGTGGGCAGATTGAGCGAGTGGCTCCCACTGATGCCTGGGTGCTCATCACCGGCGAAAATGGTACCGGCAAAGAGATCGTGGCCCGCATGATTCACGACAGCAGCAAGCGGGGAGACCGTTCTCTTGTGGCTGTGAACTGCGCAGCCATTCCCGAAGAACTCATCGAAAGCGAATTGTTCGGCCATGAGAAAGGCGCGTTTACTGGTGCAGATTCGGCTCAGGCGGGAAAATTCGAGTTGGCCGATAAGGGAACTCTTTTTCTGGATGAGATTGGGGACATGAGCCTCAAAACCCAGGCCAAGATTTTGCGTATCCTTCAGGAGCAGAAGTTCGAGCGCGTGGGCGGGCGACGGACCATGTCCGTGGATGTGCGGGTTATTGCCGCGACCAATAAGGACCTGATGGACGAGATTAAGGAAGGGCGATTCCGCGAGGACCTGTATTACAGGCTCAAGGTTTTTCCTCTGACCGTACCGCCACTGCGCGAGCGTGTTGAGGATATCGTCCTGTTGATTGATGAATTTGTGGGACGATTGACCAGAATGCACGGCTTTAAGCCGTTACGTTTTGCTGACTCGGCCCTGGCAGCGCTTACTCGTTACACTTGGCCGGGCAATGTTCGGGAACTCAAGAATTTTGTAGAGCGGATGTTGATTATGCATGGTGGCGATGAGGTGCGTATCGAAGATCTGCCTGATGAGTTTACCCGTTCCGTGGCCGGGGGTGAGAGTACTGCGGCAGGGAGCATCCCCGCAGGTGTGGTGGACTTCAAGGCTGCACGGCAGGAGTTTGAGGCCGCTTTTCTGCGCCGGAAGCTTGAGGAGTGTGGGGGCAACATCACCCGGCTGGCCGAATCCATCGGGCTGGAGCGGTCCTATTTGTATCGCAAGCTCAAGTCTTACGACATCCAGTAAAGGAAAAATGACCGCAAGCTGCACGATTTCGGCGTTGCTTTGGTCCCCGCCGACTCTCATGTATGAATTGATACACTTCGGCCAAGCGAAAAATCCGTGCCCTGCGCTCGCTCAATTTAAGGTGACTGCTTTGTTGAATTGCCATCGCTTCGGTAGTGCTTCTGGTCTCAGCTCTCCACAGCGTTTGAGCGAGAGTCGCTCATTCCACTGAAGGCTATGTATGTTCGGTCGCCTCATCTCGTTTAAACTGAGATTATCTAGGGGTTGCGAAGCCCTATCGCTTTGGCTATGGTGCCTTGGCTGGTCGGCAGTTCACCCAGGCGTCACCGCCCCGCAAGGGGAGCTAAACCTGCCATTTCTACCTCCAATCGACACCTTATCCCCGTGCCGAGTCGGAAGACGGTGACCACCGGCAACCCATGTCTTTGGGTTGGCATGAGAGTGAGGATAAGTCATGTCCAAATCCCCTTTGCCTTTTCCCGTGGATGATATCTCTGTATTTGCCAAGTCTTTACGCCGCCAGCTTGATGGGCTGGAGCGTGCGCCCAGTCATGTCGAAATGCTGA is part of the Desulfovibrio ferrophilus genome and harbors:
- a CDS encoding sigma-54-dependent transcriptional regulator, producing the protein MAHILVVDDEKDIRLSLRGILEDEGFEVDEAESGEAALAYLEDRTPDLMLLDIWLTGVDGLEVLTRVREGAAPPPVIMISGHGNIETAVSAIKKGAFDFIEKPLSLEKVIVCVNKALEFNSIRRENIALRQRLTSSQVHQLTGQSDGVALLRGQIERVAPTDAWVLITGENGTGKEIVARMIHDSSKRGDRSLVAVNCAAIPEELIESELFGHEKGAFTGADSAQAGKFELADKGTLFLDEIGDMSLKTQAKILRILQEQKFERVGGRRTMSVDVRVIAATNKDLMDEIKEGRFREDLYYRLKVFPLTVPPLRERVEDIVLLIDEFVGRLTRMHGFKPLRFADSALAALTRYTWPGNVRELKNFVERMLIMHGGDEVRIEDLPDEFTRSVAGGESTAAGSIPAGVVDFKAARQEFEAAFLRRKLEECGGNITRLAESIGLERSYLYRKLKSYDIQ